One window from the genome of Streptomyces cadmiisoli encodes:
- a CDS encoding hemolysin family protein — protein sequence MTVVQLLIGLATLVVNAFFVGAEFALISVRRSQIEPYADQGDRRAKSVLWGLEHVSALMAAAQLGITLCTLVLGVVAEPAIAHLLEPVFHAVGVPSGAGHAVSFVIALALATYLHMLLGEMVPKNIALAEPVRSALLLGPPLVALSRALRPVIFTINAFANALLKLMRIEAKNEVTATFSDAELARLVKDSGAAGLIDVRAQERLHDALELGRRPVRDVVLPLEQVLYARVGVTPEEVERLSADSGFSRFPVVDEGRRIIGYLHVKDALDASPRDVPFRLRDMRPIARVREATPLDDVLTAMRGSRTHLAAVLGSDGKLAGLVTMEDVLRELFGQRT from the coding sequence ATGACCGTCGTACAGCTGCTGATCGGCCTGGCGACCCTGGTGGTGAACGCCTTCTTCGTGGGCGCCGAGTTCGCGCTGATCTCGGTGCGCCGCTCGCAGATCGAGCCGTACGCGGACCAGGGCGACCGCCGCGCCAAGAGCGTGCTGTGGGGTCTGGAGCACGTGTCGGCGCTGATGGCCGCCGCCCAGCTGGGCATCACGCTGTGCACCCTGGTGCTCGGCGTGGTCGCGGAACCGGCGATCGCGCATCTGCTGGAGCCGGTGTTCCACGCGGTGGGTGTGCCGAGCGGCGCGGGTCATGCCGTGTCCTTCGTGATCGCGCTGGCCCTGGCGACCTATCTGCACATGCTGCTCGGCGAGATGGTGCCGAAGAACATCGCGCTCGCGGAGCCGGTGCGCAGCGCCCTGCTGCTCGGCCCGCCGCTGGTGGCGCTGTCCCGGGCGCTGCGACCGGTGATCTTCACCATCAACGCCTTCGCCAACGCGCTGCTCAAGCTGATGCGGATCGAGGCCAAGAACGAGGTCACGGCGACGTTCTCCGACGCGGAGCTGGCCCGGCTGGTCAAGGACTCCGGTGCGGCGGGCCTGATCGACGTCCGGGCCCAGGAGCGGCTGCACGACGCCCTGGAACTGGGCCGTCGTCCGGTGCGGGACGTCGTGCTCCCGCTGGAGCAGGTCCTCTACGCGCGCGTGGGCGTCACTCCGGAGGAGGTGGAGCGGCTGTCCGCGGATTCCGGGTTCTCGCGCTTCCCCGTCGTGGACGAGGGACGCAGGATCATCGGCTACCTGCATGTGAAGGACGCCCTGGACGCCTCGCCGCGGGACGTGCCGTTCCGGCTGCGCGACATGCGGCCCATCGCTCGCGTCCGGGAGGCGACACCGCTGGACGACGTGCTCACCGCGATGCGCGGCAGCCGTACGCACCTGGCGGCCGTGCTCGGGTCGGACGGGAAGCTGGCCGGCCTGGTGACCATGGAGGACGTGCTGCGGGAGCTGTTCGGGCAGCGGACGTAG
- a CDS encoding hemolysin family protein: MTEVLLLLVAILLSLACGAFVAAEFSLTTVERSDLERAAERGERGASGALAAVRKLTFQLSGAQLGITVTNLVVGMLAEPSIARLIAGPLESMGIPRSTASSIALVLGTALSTVFLMVVGELVPKNWAISSPLAVAKRVGNAQRWFSAVFRPFITHLNNTANRLVRRLGIEPAEELASARGPQELAALARHSAREGALEPDTAELFVRTLNLADLTAENVMTPRVQVVALDAQATCEDVANATRATGLSRFPVYRGNLDSVVGTAHIKDILAVPAEHRPRVPVAELMREPLLVPETLTVDRLLDRLSGRRTMAVIIDEYGGTAGVATLEDIVEEVVGEVRDEHDPHETPDLAPAGTDEDGHSLYSADGAARVDQLARVGLRSPEGPYETLAGLVATLLGRIPAVGDTVEVAGWRLNVVDATGRRAARVLMHAPLDDEKEARA, encoded by the coding sequence ATGACCGAAGTGCTCCTCCTGCTGGTGGCGATCCTGCTGTCCCTCGCCTGCGGTGCCTTCGTGGCCGCCGAGTTCTCCCTGACCACGGTCGAGCGCAGCGACCTCGAACGGGCCGCGGAACGCGGCGAGCGCGGCGCCTCCGGAGCCCTGGCCGCCGTCCGGAAACTCACCTTCCAGCTCTCCGGCGCACAGCTCGGCATCACCGTCACCAACCTGGTGGTCGGCATGCTCGCCGAGCCGTCCATCGCCCGGCTGATCGCCGGCCCGCTGGAGTCCATGGGCATCCCCCGGTCCACCGCCTCCTCGATCGCCCTGGTGCTGGGCACCGCCCTGTCGACGGTCTTCCTGATGGTCGTGGGCGAGCTGGTGCCCAAGAACTGGGCGATCTCCTCGCCGCTGGCCGTGGCCAAGCGGGTGGGCAACGCCCAGCGGTGGTTCAGCGCGGTGTTCCGGCCGTTCATCACCCACCTCAACAACACGGCCAACCGCCTGGTGCGCCGTCTCGGCATCGAACCGGCCGAGGAACTCGCCTCCGCGCGCGGACCCCAGGAGCTGGCGGCCCTCGCCCGGCACTCCGCCCGGGAGGGAGCCCTGGAACCGGACACCGCCGAACTGTTCGTACGCACGCTGAACCTCGCCGACCTCACCGCGGAGAACGTGATGACCCCGCGCGTCCAGGTCGTCGCCCTCGACGCCCAGGCGACCTGCGAGGACGTCGCGAACGCGACCCGGGCCACGGGGCTGTCCCGGTTCCCCGTCTACCGGGGCAACCTCGACTCCGTCGTGGGCACCGCGCACATCAAGGACATCCTCGCGGTGCCCGCCGAGCACCGGCCCCGCGTGCCCGTCGCCGAGCTGATGCGCGAACCGCTGCTCGTCCCGGAGACGCTCACCGTGGACCGGCTCCTGGACCGGCTGTCCGGCCGGCGCACGATGGCCGTGATCATCGACGAGTACGGCGGCACCGCGGGCGTCGCGACGCTGGAGGACATCGTGGAGGAGGTCGTCGGCGAGGTGCGCGACGAGCACGACCCGCACGAGACCCCCGACCTCGCCCCGGCCGGCACCGACGAGGACGGCCACAGCCTGTACTCGGCCGACGGCGCCGCCCGCGTCGACCAGCTCGCCCGCGTCGGCCTGCGCTCACCGGAGGGACCCTACGAGACGCTCGCCGGCCTGGTCGCGACCCTGCTCGGACGCATACCCGCCGTCGGAGACACCGTCGAGGTGGCCGGCTGGCGGCTGAACGTGGTGGACGCGACGGGACGCAGGGCCGCACGGGTCCTGATGCACGCGCCCCTCGACGACGAGAAGGAGGCGCGCGCATGA
- a CDS encoding GNAT family N-acetyltransferase produces the protein MTDVRIRAATPEDLPTVLDFWKTAAEGTSISDDLDGVRRLVERDPDALLLAELDGELVGTVIAGFDGWRCHLYRLAVHPLRRRRGVAGALLAAAEERFVRLGGRRVDAMVLTRNETAHHAWRSAGYAPQEEWRRWLKPFARS, from the coding sequence ATGACCGACGTGCGCATACGGGCCGCGACGCCCGAGGACCTCCCGACCGTGCTGGACTTCTGGAAGACGGCCGCCGAGGGGACGAGCATCAGCGACGACCTGGACGGGGTGCGGCGGCTGGTCGAGCGCGACCCGGACGCGCTGCTCCTGGCGGAACTCGACGGAGAGCTGGTCGGTACGGTCATCGCGGGCTTCGACGGCTGGCGCTGCCACCTGTACCGGCTGGCGGTGCATCCTCTGCGCCGCCGACGCGGCGTCGCCGGGGCGCTGCTGGCGGCCGCGGAGGAGCGGTTCGTACGACTGGGCGGGCGCCGCGTGGACGCGATGGTGCTGACCCGCAACGAGACCGCGCACCATGCGTGGCGGTCGGCGGGCTACGCGCCGCAGGAGGAATGGCGCCGCTGGTTGAAGCCGTTCGCCCGCTCCTGA
- a CDS encoding FtsX family ABC transporter permease: MLKATLRSFLAHKGRLLLSALAVVLSVAFVAGSLIFSDTVGRTFDRLFASAAADVTVSPKETLAEAVPSGATATLPAALADRVARIDGVAAARAEAEVANITVVDADNEPVGPTTGAPTLGNNWNPTERSPVELTSGRAPRGPTEAMIDSETADRRNVRLGDTLTVIAAPGSFRVEVVGIVTFTTTNPGAALVFVDTPTAQTELLGDPGAATSITVDAAPGVSDAALKKRIEAALGTGRYDLRTADEQARSDVEQLGGFLDVIKYVMLGFAGIAVLVGVFLIVNTFSMLIAQRTRELGLLRALGADRRQVRRSVLTEALLLGLVGSTLGLAVGVGLAVGLIELMGLLGMNIKSTEMVVGWATPVTAYVVGVGVTFVAAYLPARRAAGVPPMAALSDAEIAGVGRPLKVRAVVGSVVGAAGAAALLGCAVASETGSAASLLGLGIVLTLVATVIAGPLLVRPVIRVLGGAFPAVFGSIGRMSQRNALRNPRRTGATAAALMVGLALVGGMSVASASMTKSFDEQIDQTLGADFVIQNTNFVPFPRELTDRVRDTEGVGLVVRSRFAPIAVGLPDGDRIETTAAGYDPRLDEVANVAYARGDSPSALAAGHLAMDLDFARDHGVRLGSTIPVEFQGGREARLTVGALTDQESAEGFGMQGGIYLGLGTLERYAPGAQDSALYVNAGPGTAPDDLRAGLERTLDAYPQVEVRDLADYKELVHNQVAVLLYLVYALLGLAIIIAVLGVVNTLALSVVERTREIGLLRAIGLGRRQLRRMIRLESVVIAVFGAVLGLGLGLVWGVCAQQVLALQGMTAFAVPWGTILAVVVGSAVVGVVAALLPALRASRMNVLAAIAHE, encoded by the coding sequence GTGCTCAAGGCGACGCTCAGGAGTTTCCTCGCCCACAAGGGACGGCTGCTGCTCTCGGCGCTGGCCGTCGTGCTGTCCGTGGCGTTCGTCGCGGGCAGCCTGATCTTCTCCGACACCGTCGGGCGCACCTTCGACCGGCTGTTCGCCTCGGCCGCGGCCGACGTCACCGTCAGCCCGAAGGAGACCCTCGCCGAGGCGGTGCCCTCCGGGGCGACGGCCACCCTGCCCGCCGCGCTCGCCGACCGGGTCGCCCGCATCGACGGGGTGGCCGCCGCCCGTGCCGAGGCCGAGGTCGCGAACATCACGGTCGTCGACGCGGACAACGAACCGGTCGGCCCCACGACCGGTGCCCCCACCCTCGGCAACAACTGGAACCCGACCGAACGCAGTCCGGTCGAGCTGACCTCGGGGCGCGCCCCGCGCGGGCCCACCGAGGCGATGATCGACTCGGAGACCGCGGACCGCAGGAACGTGCGGCTCGGGGACACCCTGACGGTGATCGCGGCGCCCGGGTCCTTCCGGGTCGAGGTCGTCGGCATCGTCACGTTCACCACCACCAATCCCGGTGCCGCGCTGGTCTTCGTCGACACCCCGACCGCGCAGACCGAGCTGCTGGGCGACCCGGGTGCCGCCACGAGCATCACCGTGGACGCGGCGCCGGGCGTCAGCGACGCTGCGCTCAAGAAGCGGATCGAGGCCGCGCTCGGCACCGGCCGCTACGACCTGCGCACCGCCGACGAGCAGGCCCGGTCGGACGTCGAGCAGTTGGGCGGCTTCCTCGACGTCATCAAGTACGTGATGCTCGGCTTCGCCGGGATCGCCGTCCTGGTCGGTGTGTTCCTGATCGTCAACACGTTCTCGATGCTGATCGCGCAGCGCACCCGTGAGCTGGGACTGCTGCGCGCGCTCGGTGCCGACCGGCGCCAGGTGCGCCGCTCGGTCCTCACCGAGGCGCTGCTGCTCGGCCTGGTCGGGTCCACGCTCGGGCTGGCCGTCGGCGTCGGACTCGCCGTCGGCCTCATCGAGCTGATGGGCCTGCTCGGCATGAACATCAAGTCCACCGAGATGGTCGTCGGCTGGGCGACACCCGTGACGGCGTACGTCGTCGGGGTCGGGGTGACCTTCGTCGCCGCGTACCTGCCGGCCCGGCGCGCGGCGGGCGTCCCGCCGATGGCGGCGCTCTCCGACGCCGAGATCGCCGGCGTGGGCCGGCCGCTCAAGGTGCGCGCGGTGGTCGGGTCCGTCGTGGGCGCGGCCGGCGCGGCGGCCCTGCTCGGCTGCGCGGTGGCCTCGGAGACCGGATCGGCCGCGTCGCTGCTGGGCCTCGGCATCGTTCTGACGCTCGTGGCCACCGTGATCGCGGGCCCACTGCTGGTGCGCCCGGTGATCCGCGTGCTCGGCGGCGCGTTCCCCGCCGTGTTCGGGTCCATCGGCCGGATGAGCCAGCGCAACGCCCTGCGCAACCCGCGGCGCACCGGCGCCACCGCCGCCGCCCTGATGGTGGGACTGGCGCTGGTCGGCGGGATGTCGGTGGCGAGCGCCTCCATGACGAAGTCGTTCGACGAGCAGATCGACCAGACCCTCGGCGCCGACTTCGTGATCCAGAACACCAACTTCGTACCGTTCCCGCGGGAGCTGACGGACCGGGTGCGGGACACCGAGGGCGTCGGCCTCGTGGTGCGCTCGCGCTTCGCGCCGATCGCGGTCGGCCTGCCCGACGGCGACCGGATCGAGACGACCGCCGCCGGCTACGACCCGCGGCTGGACGAGGTCGCCAACGTCGCCTACGCCCGGGGCGACAGCCCTTCGGCGCTGGCCGCCGGACACCTGGCCATGGACCTGGACTTCGCCCGCGACCACGGGGTGCGGCTGGGCAGCACGATCCCCGTCGAGTTCCAGGGCGGACGCGAGGCCCGGCTGACCGTCGGGGCCCTCACCGACCAGGAGTCGGCCGAGGGATTCGGCATGCAGGGCGGCATCTACCTGGGCCTCGGCACGCTGGAGCGGTACGCGCCGGGCGCGCAGGACTCCGCGCTGTACGTCAACGCCGGCCCGGGCACGGCCCCCGACGACCTGCGCGCCGGCCTGGAGCGGACCCTCGACGCGTATCCGCAGGTCGAGGTCCGGGACCTGGCGGACTACAAGGAACTCGTGCACAACCAGGTCGCCGTGCTGCTGTACCTCGTCTACGCCCTGCTCGGGCTCGCGATCATCATCGCGGTGCTCGGCGTGGTCAACACCCTCGCCCTGTCGGTCGTGGAACGCACCCGGGAGATCGGACTGCTGCGCGCCATCGGTCTCGGCCGGCGGCAGCTGCGCCGCATGATCCGGCTGGAGTCGGTGGTGATCGCGGTGTTCGGCGCGGTCCTCGGGCTGGGGCTGGGGCTGGTGTGGGGCGTGTGCGCCCAGCAGGTGCTGGCCCTCCAGGGCATGACCGCGTTCGCCGTGCCGTGGGGCACGATCCTCGCGGTCGTGGTCGGCTCGGCGGTGGTCGGCGTGGTCGCGGCGCTGCTGCCCGCGCTGCGCGCCTCCCGGATGAACGTGCTGGCGGCGATCGCGCACGAGTGA
- a CDS encoding ABC transporter ATP-binding protein, with protein MSTPAAEHAPGLTSADGVAARARGLTKAYGSGETTVLALDSVDVDITRGRFTAVMGPSGSGKSTLMHCLAGLDNVSAGQVWLGDTEITGLRERELTRLRRDRIGFMFQSFNLIPTLSALENITLPMDIAGQKPDQKWLDQVIDTLGLRDRLRHRPSQLSGGQQQRVACARALASRPELIFADEPTGNLDSRAGLEVLGFLREAVDDLGQTVVMVTHDPGAAAHSDLVLFLGDGRIVDRMERPTAEAVLERMKRFDVIRRQVDEAAAAQGD; from the coding sequence TTGTCCACACCTGCTGCGGAGCACGCCCCGGGACTCACGTCCGCCGACGGGGTCGCGGCCCGCGCCCGCGGTCTGACCAAGGCGTACGGCTCCGGCGAGACGACGGTGCTGGCTCTGGACTCGGTGGACGTGGACATCACACGCGGCCGCTTCACCGCCGTCATGGGGCCGTCCGGCTCCGGGAAGTCCACGCTGATGCACTGTCTGGCCGGGCTCGACAATGTCTCGGCCGGTCAGGTGTGGCTCGGCGACACCGAGATCACGGGGCTGAGGGAGCGTGAGCTGACCCGGCTGCGGCGGGACCGGATCGGCTTCATGTTCCAGTCGTTCAACCTGATTCCCACCCTGAGCGCGCTGGAGAACATCACCCTGCCCATGGACATCGCCGGTCAGAAGCCCGACCAGAAGTGGCTGGACCAGGTCATCGACACCCTCGGGCTGCGCGACCGGCTCCGGCACCGGCCGTCGCAGCTGTCCGGCGGCCAGCAGCAGCGCGTCGCCTGCGCCCGCGCGCTGGCCTCACGGCCGGAACTGATCTTCGCGGACGAGCCGACCGGCAACCTCGACTCACGGGCCGGTCTGGAGGTGCTGGGCTTCCTGCGCGAGGCCGTCGACGACCTCGGTCAGACCGTCGTCATGGTCACCCACGACCCGGGCGCCGCCGCCCACTCCGACCTGGTGCTCTTTCTCGGCGACGGGCGGATCGTGGACCGGATGGAGCGGCCGACGGCCGAAGCGGTGCTGGAGCGCATGAAGCGGTTCGACGTGATCCGCCGTCAGGTCGACGAGGCCGCAGCGGCCCAGGGGGACTGA
- a CDS encoding antitoxin, with product MAKTQLNVRVDEGTARAARERALARGMSVNRYIEELVKQDTGEVGHTFVEAAADFMKQYESVFAEEFGAEREGRTPPRRRSPLIP from the coding sequence ATGGCGAAGACTCAGCTGAACGTCCGGGTCGACGAGGGCACCGCCCGCGCGGCCCGCGAGCGCGCCCTGGCCCGCGGCATGAGCGTCAACCGTTACATCGAGGAGCTCGTGAAGCAGGACACCGGGGAGGTCGGCCACACCTTCGTCGAGGCCGCCGCCGACTTCATGAAGCAGTACGAGTCCGTCTTCGCCGAGGAGTTCGGCGCGGAGCGGGAGGGCCGCACCCCCCCGCGGCGAAGGTCGCCGCTGATCCCTTGA
- a CDS encoding class I SAM-dependent methyltransferase, with translation MALRPDGVRGVARDAVHHPLFARYYARVSVAAETRLGMAGVRDRLLAGLSGRVLEIGAGNGLNFRHYPGTVAEVVAIEPERGLRKLAVEAAVRAGMPVDVVPGAAEALPVKSEAFDAVVLSLVLCSVRDVPRALGEARRVLRPGGQVRFFEHGRGGGRAMCLTQRTLDRTVWPPLNGGCHLSRDPVAALRESGFELGPYRRVRMPEKGPTLPTSYCALGTAWRPHE, from the coding sequence ATGGCGCTACGACCCGACGGGGTCCGAGGGGTGGCGCGGGATGCCGTGCACCACCCGCTGTTCGCCCGCTACTACGCCCGGGTCAGCGTGGCCGCGGAGACCCGGCTGGGCATGGCCGGGGTGCGCGACCGCCTGCTCGCCGGCCTGTCCGGACGGGTCCTGGAGATCGGCGCGGGCAACGGCCTGAACTTCAGGCACTATCCGGGCACGGTCGCGGAGGTCGTCGCGATCGAACCCGAGCGCGGCCTGCGGAAGTTGGCCGTGGAGGCGGCGGTGCGCGCGGGGATGCCCGTGGACGTGGTGCCGGGGGCGGCCGAGGCGCTGCCGGTCAAGAGCGAGGCCTTCGACGCCGTCGTCCTGTCGTTGGTGCTGTGCAGTGTGCGGGACGTGCCCCGTGCCCTCGGCGAGGCGCGGCGGGTGCTGCGGCCCGGCGGCCAGGTGCGGTTCTTCGAGCACGGCCGGGGCGGCGGGCGGGCGATGTGCCTCACGCAGCGGACGCTGGACCGCACGGTGTGGCCGCCGCTGAACGGCGGCTGCCATCTGTCCCGTGACCCGGTCGCGGCGCTGCGGGAGTCCGGGTTCGAACTCGGCCCCTACCGCCGGGTGCGAATGCCGGAGAAGGGGCCGACGCTGCCCACGTCGTACTGCGCGCTGGGCACCGCGTGGCGCCCCCACGAGTAG
- the bioD gene encoding dethiobiotin synthase — translation MAILVITGTGTEVGKTVTTAAVAATALAAGRSVAVLKAAQTGVGPHERGDADEVARLAGAVTTAELARYPEPLAPGTAARRAGRAPVHPHEIAEAAAKLATDHDLVLVEGAGGLLVRFDAAGGTLADAAESLGAPVLVVVTAGLGTLNTTELTAREIRSRRLDLAGVVIGSWPAEPDLASRCNVADLPEVAGAPLLGALPAGAGALVPEDFRAAAPGWLTPRLDGTWQVEAFRVREAPPVRR, via the coding sequence ATGGCGATCCTGGTGATCACGGGCACGGGCACGGAGGTCGGCAAGACGGTCACGACGGCCGCCGTCGCCGCCACCGCGCTGGCCGCCGGCCGTTCGGTGGCCGTGCTCAAGGCCGCGCAGACCGGCGTGGGCCCGCACGAGCGCGGGGACGCCGACGAGGTGGCGCGGCTGGCCGGCGCGGTCACGACGGCCGAACTCGCCCGGTATCCCGAGCCGCTGGCGCCGGGCACGGCCGCGCGGCGCGCGGGCCGGGCACCGGTGCACCCGCACGAGATCGCCGAAGCGGCGGCCAAGCTGGCCACCGACCACGATCTGGTGCTGGTCGAGGGCGCGGGCGGACTGCTGGTGCGGTTCGACGCGGCGGGCGGCACTCTGGCGGACGCCGCCGAGTCGCTCGGCGCGCCGGTGCTGGTCGTGGTGACGGCGGGTCTGGGCACCCTCAACACCACGGAACTGACGGCACGTGAGATCCGGTCCCGGCGACTGGACCTGGCCGGGGTGGTCATCGGCAGTTGGCCCGCCGAGCCCGATCTGGCCTCCCGGTGCAACGTCGCGGATCTGCCGGAGGTGGCCGGGGCACCGCTCCTGGGCGCCCTGCCCGCCGGCGCCGGTGCGCTGGTTCCGGAGGACTTCCGCGCCGCCGCGCCGGGCTGGCTCACGCCCCGGCTGGACGGAACGTGGCAGGTCGAGGCGTTCCGGGTGCGCGAGGCACCGCCGGTACGCCGATAG
- a CDS encoding adenosylmethionine--8-amino-7-oxononanoate transaminase, protein MPEPTVPGLLELDRRHVWHPYGPMPGRQEPLVVEAASGVRLTLADGAGELVDGMSSWWSAIHGYRHPVLDAAARDQLGRMSHVMFGGLTHEPAVRLAKLLVDISPDGLEHVFLADSGSVSVEVAVKMCLQYWRSLGRPEKQRLLTWRGGYHGDTWQPMSVCDPEGGMHQLWSGVLPRQVFVDAPPTEYDERYAELLRTEIERHAGELAAVVVEPVVQGAGGMRFHSPAYLRVLREACDAHDVLLVFDEIATGFGRTGALFAAGHAEVTPDVMCVGKALTGGYLTMAATLCTARVADGISRGEVPVLAHGPTFMGNPLAAAVACASIELLLGQDWSTRVKRIEAGLRAGLAPAADLPGVRDVRVLGAIGVVQLDHAVDMAAATRAAVREGVWLRPFRDLIYTMPPYITDDADLARIGRAVCAAAREG, encoded by the coding sequence ATGCCTGAGCCGACCGTGCCCGGGCTGCTGGAGCTCGACCGGCGGCATGTGTGGCATCCGTACGGGCCGATGCCGGGCCGGCAGGAACCGCTCGTCGTGGAGGCGGCGAGCGGGGTACGGCTGACGCTGGCGGACGGTGCGGGCGAGCTGGTCGACGGCATGTCGTCCTGGTGGTCGGCGATCCACGGCTACCGGCACCCCGTGCTGGACGCGGCCGCCCGCGACCAGCTCGGCCGGATGAGCCATGTGATGTTCGGCGGGCTCACGCACGAGCCCGCCGTCCGGCTCGCCAAGCTCCTCGTCGACATCTCGCCCGACGGTCTGGAGCACGTCTTCCTCGCCGACTCGGGCTCGGTGTCGGTCGAGGTCGCGGTCAAGATGTGCCTCCAGTACTGGCGCTCCCTGGGCCGGCCGGAGAAGCAGCGCCTGCTGACCTGGCGGGGCGGCTACCACGGCGACACCTGGCAGCCGATGTCGGTGTGCGACCCGGAGGGCGGGATGCACCAGCTGTGGAGCGGGGTGCTGCCCCGTCAGGTGTTCGTGGACGCGCCGCCCACCGAGTACGACGAGCGGTACGCGGAGCTGCTGCGCACCGAGATCGAGCGGCACGCCGGGGAACTCGCGGCGGTCGTCGTCGAACCGGTGGTCCAGGGCGCGGGCGGGATGCGCTTCCACTCCCCCGCCTATCTGCGGGTGCTGCGCGAGGCGTGCGACGCGCACGACGTCCTGCTGGTGTTCGACGAGATCGCCACCGGCTTCGGACGCACGGGGGCGCTGTTCGCCGCCGGGCACGCCGAGGTCACGCCGGACGTGATGTGCGTGGGCAAGGCGTTGACGGGCGGCTACCTGACGATGGCGGCGACTCTGTGCACCGCGCGGGTGGCCGACGGCATCTCGCGCGGCGAGGTGCCGGTGCTCGCGCACGGCCCGACGTTCATGGGCAATCCGCTGGCCGCGGCCGTGGCCTGCGCCTCGATCGAACTGCTGCTGGGCCAGGACTGGTCGACGCGGGTCAAGCGGATCGAGGCGGGACTGCGCGCGGGGCTCGCCCCCGCGGCGGACCTGCCGGGTGTCCGGGACGTCCGGGTGCTGGGCGCCATCGGGGTCGTCCAGCTCGACCACGCGGTCGACATGGCGGCCGCGACGCGGGCGGCGGTGCGCGAGGGCGTGTGGCTGCGGCCGTTCCGGGACCTGATCTACACGATGCCGCCGTACATCACCGACGACGCGGACCTGGCGCGGATCGGACGCGCGGTGTGCGCCGCGGCACGGGAGGGATGA
- the bioB gene encoding biotin synthase BioB: protein MDLLNKLVDQGLRRELPTREEALAVLATSDDDLLDVVAAAGKVRRHWFGRRVKLNYLVNLKSGLCPEDCSYCSQRLGSKADILKYTWLKPDEASRAAAAGLAGGAKRVCLVASGRGPTDRDVDRVSETIKAIKDQNEGVEVCACLGLLSDGQAERLRAAGADAYNHNLNTSEGTYGDITTTHTYADRVDTVHKAHAAGLSACSGLIAGMGESDADLVDVVFSLRELDPDSVPVNFLIPFEGTPLAKEWNLTPQRCLRILAMVRFVCPDVEVRIAGGREVHLRSMQPLALHLANSIFLGDYLTSEGQAGKADLDMIADAGFEVEDTDRVTLPEHRAPGGCASACGSAPAAQDAAPEARTDLVAVRRRGAGTDVAPNA from the coding sequence ATGGACCTGCTGAACAAGCTCGTGGACCAGGGGCTGCGGCGTGAGCTGCCGACCCGCGAGGAAGCACTCGCCGTCCTCGCCACTTCCGACGACGATCTGCTCGATGTGGTGGCCGCCGCCGGCAAGGTGCGCCGTCACTGGTTCGGCCGACGGGTGAAGCTGAACTACCTCGTCAACCTCAAATCGGGCCTGTGCCCCGAGGACTGCTCCTACTGCTCCCAACGGCTCGGTTCCAAGGCCGACATCCTCAAGTACACCTGGCTCAAGCCCGACGAGGCCTCCAGGGCCGCGGCCGCGGGACTGGCCGGAGGTGCCAAGCGGGTCTGCCTCGTGGCCAGCGGCCGCGGCCCGACCGACCGGGACGTCGACCGGGTCTCCGAGACCATCAAGGCCATCAAGGACCAGAACGAGGGCGTCGAGGTGTGCGCCTGCCTCGGGCTGCTCTCCGACGGCCAGGCCGAGCGGCTGCGCGCGGCGGGCGCGGACGCCTACAACCACAACCTCAACACGTCCGAGGGAACGTACGGCGACATCACGACCACCCACACGTACGCCGATCGCGTGGACACGGTGCACAAGGCGCACGCGGCCGGCCTGTCGGCGTGCTCCGGCCTGATCGCCGGAATGGGTGAGAGCGACGCCGACCTCGTCGACGTGGTGTTCTCGCTGCGCGAGCTGGACCCTGACTCGGTCCCGGTGAACTTCCTGATCCCGTTCGAGGGGACGCCGCTCGCCAAGGAGTGGAACCTCACGCCGCAGCGGTGCCTGCGCATCCTGGCGATGGTCCGGTTCGTCTGCCCGGACGTCGAGGTGCGCATCGCCGGCGGCCGCGAGGTGCACCTGCGCAGCATGCAGCCGCTGGCCCTGCACCTGGCCAACTCCATCTTCCTCGGCGACTACCTCACCAGCGAGGGCCAGGCCGGCAAGGCCGATCTGGACATGATCGCGGACGCCGGGTTCGAGGTGGAGGACACCGACCGGGTGACCCTGCCGGAGCACCGGGCGCCCGGCGGCTGCGCCTCGGCGTGCGGTTCCGCCCCGGCGGCGCAGGACGCGGCGCCCGAGGCGCGCACCGACCTGGTGGCCGTGCGCCGCAGAGGTGCCGGCACGGACGTCGCGCCCAATGCCTGA